From the genome of Nicotiana sylvestris chromosome 2, ASM39365v2, whole genome shotgun sequence, one region includes:
- the LOC104239431 gene encoding VQ motif-containing protein 29-like, whose translation MYSSSFSSSSSFAVHPQEEKKEKPYNSSLRRVRSLPSKPITKKPIAPSLPIPPKIYRVEAVNFREVVQMLTAAPEFQSHSNSPSGFSSRRLQEVAPPPLDLSPTSLTSNNNTAGQLKEFPSSFLLQN comes from the exons AtgtattcttcttctttctctagTTCAAGTTCTTTTGCTGTTCATccacaagaagaaaagaaagaaaaaccatATAATTCTTCTCTCCGTAGAGTTCGCAGCCTTCCATCAAAACCAATCACCAAGAAACCCATAGCTCCATCTCTACCAATTCCCCCTAAAATCTATAGGGTGGAAGCTGTTAATTTCAGAGAAGTTGTCCAAATGCTAACCGCAGCACCTGAATTTCAATCCCACTCCAATTCCCCCTCTGGCTTCAGCTCTAGGCGTTTACAAGAG GTCGCACCTCCTCCTCTTGATCTCTCACCAACCTCATTAACAAGTAACAACAATACTGCTGGGCAATTGAAAGAGTTTCCTTCctccttcctcctccaaaattgA